Within Rothia sp. ZJ932, the genomic segment ATGAATTGGGGGAACGGTCCCCCCCGGAGGAATGTTGCCGCTGCGAACGTGTAGCCTAGAACCACACCTTTTCTTTTTAGAGCCCTTTGCACCTCAGGAGTAGCCTCAATGCAGCAGTTTCCCCGCGACGAATTCGATGATGTTGATGAGAGTTCAAAACGCCGCGGAGCGTACCGTGCGCAGGACCCTCTCGCCGGTGCTTCAAAAACCCTGCTACCTCTTATTGGCGCGGGTCTAGCTTCTTTGCTTTTGGGCGGATTCATGTACATTTACTCTCCACAGACATCGGCACCGGGGGCAGCCAAAACTACCGAGGCGAGCGCGTCCGCATCAGAAAGCGAAATCCCCACCGCCGAACCTACCCCCGAAGACACAGGGGAGCCCGTTATCCTTGAAATCTATAACTCTGGTGGAATTACCGGCGCCGCCTCAGATGCAATGAATCTGATTATGGCATCGACTCAAAACGTCACCATCACCCAGGTCGGTAACTGGCAGGGCACCCCGGTTAACGGTTCTATCGTCTACTACGCTGCGGGCTACGAGGACGAAGCAAACGAAGCCGCTAACACCCTGGAAATCCCTTACATTCAGGAGGACCCGACTCAGGCGGTGCCGGTCATTGCGGTGCTCGGACCAGATTACGTTCTTTCTTCGTTGCGCGTTGATAGCGATCAGACGTCTGGCGAATAAAACCATCAAACTTTCACGACGCGCTTGGTAAAAACTGCCCTAGTGGCTGCGGTCTTCGTGCGCTGTGGGCGATTAAAGGAACCTAAACCCCTTGCTATGTTTGCGCTAGAGGTGGCTCAGGTGCCAAGATTGGAATTAGCACTTGAAGTGTGTGACTGCTAACCGCTGTGCTAGGTGATAGCAGCTACCACGCGCAAAAGTAAACTTTTGTGTGAACGGTGAGGGGCGCGCGTCCTGACGATACAGAAAAGTCAGGGTGTTAGACGTTCCGTCCGTCGCGGGCACCGAACACGCGAACACCGACACTACGTCCAGGAGGGCGAAACACCAATGGCAAAGTTGATTGCTTTTGATGAAGAAGCACGCCGCGGTCTTGAAAAGGGTTTGAATACCCTTGCAGACGCTGTCAAGGTAACCCTTGGCCCGCGCGGTCGTAACGTTGTATTGGAAAAGGCTTGGGGCGCACCCACCATCACCAATGACGGCGTTTCAATCGCTAAGGAAATCGAGCTTGAGGATCCTTACGAGAAGATCGGCGCGGAACTCGTTAAAGAAGTCGCGAAGAAGACCGACGACATCGCAGGTGACGGCACCACCACCGCAACCGTTTTGGCTCAGGCACTCGTCCGCGAAGGCTTGCGCAACGTTGCTGCTGGCGCTGACCCGCTGAGCCTCAAGCGCGGTATCGAAAAGGCTGTTGAAGCTGTAACCGCTGAGTTGCTTGAGTCAGCTAAAGAAGTTGAAACCGAAGAAGAAATCGCTGCAACCGCATCAATTTCAGCCGGCGACAAAGAAATCGGCAAGCTCATTGCTCAGGCAATGGAGAAGGTCGGTAAAGAAGGTGTTATCACCGTTGAAGAGTCAAACACCTTTGGTCTTGACCTTGAACTGACCGAGGGCATGCGCTTTGATAAGGGCTTCCTCTCAGGCTACTTCGTGACCGACCCCGATCGTCAGGAAGCTGTTCTTGAAGATCCTTACATCTTGATCGTGAACTCCAAGATCTCCAACGTAAAGGATCTTGTTCCCGTTCTTGAGAAGGTCATGCAGGCTGGTAAGCCCCTGTTGATTGTTGCTGAAGATGTTGAGGGTGAAGCTCTTGCGCTTCTGGTTCTGAACAAGATGCGCGGTTCTATCAAGTCTGTTGCTGTGAAGGCTCCCGGTTTCGGCGACCGCCGCAAGGCTCAGATGGCTGATATCGCTATTCTGACCGGTGGTCAGGTTATTACCGAAGAGGTTGGTCTTTCACTGGATCAGGCAACCATTGACCTGCTGGGTTCAGCTCGCAAGGTTGTTGTGACCAAGGACGAGACCACCATCATCGAGGGCGCTGGCGATCAGGCTTCTATCGAGGGTCGTGTTGCTCAGATTCGCGGTGAAATTGCGAACTCGGATTCTGACTACGACCGCGAGAAGTTGCAGGAGCGTTTGGCGAAGCTGGCAGGCGGTGTGGCAGTTCTTAAGGCTGGCGCAGCGACTGAGGTTGAGCTCAAGGAACGCAAGCACCGTATTGAGGACGCCGTTCGCAACGCGAAGGCTGCTGTTGAAGAGGGTATTGTTCCCGGCGGTGGCGTGGCTTTGATTCAGGCTGGCGTGAAGGCATTTGAGAAGTTGCAGCTTGAGGGCGATGAGGCAACTGGCGCGAACATCGTGAAGGTCGCTATCGACGCTCCCTTGAAGCAGATTGCTGCTAACGCAGGTCTGGAACCCGGCGTTGTTGTTGATAAGGTACGTGGTCTGCCCGTAGGTACCGGTCTCAACGCTGCAACCGGCGAGTACGAAGACTTGATGGCTGCCGGCATTAACGACCCCGTTAAGGTAACCCGTTCAGCTCTGCAGAACGCAGCTTCCATCGCAGGTCTGTTCTTGACTACCGAAGCTGTTGTCGCTGACAAGCCTGAGCCTGCTGGTGCGAACCCCGCAGCTGGCATGGATCCGGGCATGGGCGGCATGATGTAAGTTACCGGCTTATAACTCAGGACGTCGCATCCCCACTCTCAATGCAACTTTTAGGTTGATGAGGAGAGTGAGGACGCGGCGTCCTTGCTTTTAAGCTCCGCAGCGAGGGGGCGTTTTGCCCGCTTCTGCGCGGGCTGTGGGCAAAAAATATTCCCGGGGTGCCTTGCGGCGCTGGTGCGGATGCGGTGGGCGCGTCCTTGTCTGTCATGGGGGCCTCGGAAAGTTGTGTGGTAGTGCTAAGTGGGTATAAGTGGGGACAAAGACTGTGCGTAAGATACCCTACACAGACACTGATTAAACCTCTATCTCATTTAGACTGGGAGACGTATTCACTGCGTGCGGGTAGGGGAACGTTCACACGCCGCGCACAATCTTTCACTTTCGCGAATCTAGGGGAAATTCTGTGAAAAAGACTTTTACTCTCTCCTTGAGCGCTGTTGCGCTGATGGCATCGGGTATTGTTCCGGCTCAGGCAGCTGAGGCTCAGGAAGCACCTGCTCAGGTTGCTATTTCTGAAGAAGCTCGTCTCAAGATGAATGCAGAAGCTGCGCGTCACTGGTACGGTCAGCCTGTTGGCGAAGTAATTGTGCTTGGCTCAAAGGCAACTGCCCAGCAGTACCAGCGCGGCTACGTTGTTAACTACGCAGTGCAGGCAGACGGCACCACTTACGAATACCAGACCGCATTGAGCAATGAAGTGTATGCTTTCTGGACTGGCGCTAACGGTGGTGCGACGTTCGAGCAGCAGGTAGTGCGTTATGGCTACCCCATGAACACTGAAATCGCTCAGCACAACTGGCGTTATATGTCTAAGGGCGCGCTGACCCGTTTTTACCGCGAGGGTGCGGACGATAGGTACGGCACCATCTTGGCCTACCACCCCGGTGCGGGCAAGGTAATGGACCGTAGCTGGTGGCAGTACGCTGACGACGCTATTGACTGGAACGAATCAGTAGTTCTGGGTGATAGCAACCTTATTCCTAGCAGGAATAGCGGCTACGTTGCGAAGGGTTTGCAGGCAGCCGGCTACTCAGCCAACGAGTACACCGCAGCCGGTGCTGGTATTTCAGCAGTTGGTGCGGGCGGTCAGTCCATCAAGAACATGGTTGTTGATAACGGTGTTGCACTGGGTATCGGTACTCCCTGGGTTGTTAACATCCAGGCTTCAGCGGCTGACGCTGATGTTGATCCGGCAGTTCTTGAGGCAGATTTGCGTGCTACCATCGCTGAGTTGAAGAAGGTTTACCCCCACGCTCGCGTCCTGGTGAACGATGTTCCCTCAGCTAGCGACGATCAGCGTCTGAACGCTTTGAGCGAGCGTCTTGAAGCAGTTTCGGTCGATGCTGGTGCGCGTTTTGTGGCTACCCGCGGTTGGGTCACCCAGCACGGTATTGAAGCTGAAGTTGATCCCGTAACCGGCTACATTTCAGAAGCTGGTCAGACAAAGATTGCTACTTCTATGAAGTGGGCACTGCACTTTGCAATCAACAAGAAGTAAATAGTTTTTATCGCTTCATAGAGAAAGCTTCATCGCGTTCGCGGTGGGGCTTTCTTGCTGTGCGGGTGCTTTGTGCTCAAACGCTGGGGCTGCTTTGCCGTTAGACTTGTGCCGTGATGCAGTGTGATTATTTTGATGCCGGTGTGTGCTCCTCCTGTAACCAGATGGGGGTGCCTTACGCTACCCAGTTGCTTGCCAAAGAGAACGCTGCGTGTGAGCTTTTTTCTCATTGTGAGGGTCTTGTTTGGTTGCCGAGCGCTGTGAGCGATGAGTCAGCGTTTCGTAATAAAGCGAAGATTGTGGTTGCTGGAACAGTTACTGACCCGACCTTAGGTATTGTGGATGCTCGCACCGGGTGTGGCACTGACCTGTCTGGCTGCGGTCTTTATACTTTTGAAATTACACGAATTATGCCGGTGTTGCGTGAGCTCATTATTCGTGCCGGACTCACTCCCTACGATATTCCGGGGCGCAAAGGTGAGCTGAAGAATATTTTGGTAACCGCCAGTGCGAGCGGTGAGGTTATGCTGCGTTTTGTTCTGCGCTCTAAAAAGCTCCTGGTACCTATCCGCCGAGAATTGGCGCGTTTACACGAGGAGATTCCGTCTCTAGCAGTGGTTTCTATTAATCTTTTGCGTGAGCACGTTGCTTTGGTTGAGGGCGATGAAGAGATTGTGCTGACCCAGCGCACCACCCTACCTATGCAGGTGAATGAGATGACTTTGCACCTGCGTCCGCAGTCTTTCTTTCAAACGAACACGGGTATTGCTGAGGCAATGTATCACCAAGGACGCGCGTGGGTTGCCGATGTGCAACCGAAAAGCGTGTGGGATTTGTACTGCGGTGTGGGCGGGTTCGCTTTACATGCGGCAGCAGCGGCTCCGTCGGCGCAGGTTGAGGGTATAGAGATTAGCGAGGAAGCTATTCTTTCTGCCCAGCGCACCGTGGCTGAACAGAACCTTAAGAACCTGCACTTTGTTGCCGGGGACGCCACTGCTTTTGCTGTGGAGTCTGAGCGTACACCTGAGCTTTTGATTATGAACCCACCGCGTAGGGGCGTGGGGCAAGAACTGAGTCACTGGGTTGAAGAATCGGGAATTGATACGGTGATTTATTCATCGTGTAACGCAAAATCTCTGGCTAAAGACCTCACCTTTATGCCCTCTTACCAGCCCGTGGAGGCGAAGATGCTTGATATGTTCCCGCAGACCAGCCACTATGAAATGATGATGCTGCTCAAACGTAGAAGGTAGTGCCTTTCGAGTAGACCTGTGGTCTGATGCTGGCAAGCATGGGCTGAGCGGATACCTTCTGTGAAAAGTGTAGTGACCGGTGGCACTGATGCCCCTGACACGTTCACAAGCGAGGCAGCTGTTGCTTCTACAGGCACGGTGAACTGAGAAAAGGCGAGCGAAGAGGCACACGAGAAGCAGACTTTACTCATGTGGTTGACCTCGGCGATATTAAACACGTTGAGCTGTCGGCGGAACGTTTCCCCAGCACTAACGAGAGGCGGTTTGCCCGCGGCTGTGACCGTACCCGGTAAACTACTCGTAAAAATATTTTCTGAAGCAACCAGCTAAATTGTAGTAACATCAAGGATTTTTGCGGCTACTCTCCATTTTGATGTTGTCGTTATCGGTTTTGGGCAAGGCAGGCAAACCCCTTGCTCGGACTCTCGCACCGCAGGGCAAAAATGTTGCCCTGATTGAATAGTCCACCAACATGTACGGTGGCACCTGCATCAACATCGGCTAAAATAAAGAGGGGGCATTGAATACTGGTGCTTCCTTTTTCTTTATTGTTAGATGCTAAGCCTAGAGGGTGCCTTCGGTGCGTGATACTACCGGCAGTATGCCGAGTTTTTACATGAGCACGGGGCAGGAATCTATCTATAGCACCGGAACCCTGACTCCCGTGACTGAAGAGAACTGTCTTGAGGTTGCAACAGCCCGCGATTCGGTAGTGATGGGGCTGGTGCCCTTCGACCCCGCCCAACCGGCTCGACTGTGGGTTCCCGAAAGTTTTGAACGCGGCACCCTGCCTGTTACCACTGAGAAACCCATGCCCTCACTGGCATCAGTTTCAGGGCAGGATAATCCCGGCTACCGTGCCGCCGTGGCTACGGCGGTAGAATGCATGGGTAAAGGCGAACTCGATAAGGTGGTACTGGCGCGCACCCTCACCGCAGAATTTGACGCTCACCTTCACGCACCCGATGTACTGGATAACCTTCGCGCCCTCCAGCCGCGTGCCTACACCTTCTCTGTGGCGATACCGGGTACCAAACAGTACCTCATGGGCGCGTCCCCCGAACTCGTTTTCAGCACCCATGACGGCGACTTCGAAACTTTCCCCCTGGCAGGCTCAGCGCCACGTCAGACACCAGGTAGCATCGAAGACATGCAAACCGGTGAAGAACTCATGCGCTCTGCCAAAGATCGCGCTGAGCACGCCACCGTTGTTGATGATATTCGCAGGCGCCTCACCCCCCTAGTGGAGACCCTCGAAATTCCGGCAACCCCCACGCTCGTCACTACCCCGCAGCTATGGCACCTGGGCACCCGTATTCAGGGTAATCTTGCCCCCGGCATCAGTTCTTTGCAGGGCGCTCGCGCTATCCATCCGACCCCCGCAATCTGCGGTACTCCTAGAGAAGAAGCACTGGAAACCATTGCTGAGCTCGAAGACTTTGACCGCGGCTTTTTCGGTGGTTTGGTGGGGTACATGGACGCTAACGGCAACGGATCGTGGGCGCTGGTACTTCGCTGCGCTTTGGTAGGCGAGCACAGCGCTACGCTCTTTGCCGGTGCAGGCATTATCAAGGCGTCCGAGCCTGTAAAAGAGCACGAAGAAACCGCAACCAAATTGGGCACCTTTGCCCAGGCGCTGGGTGTCACAAGCCTCTAAGAGACTTTCGCGGGATTCAGCTGGTTCCTAGAATTTCTCGCACCATTTTGGGTGTGGTGACCGGGTGCAAGCTCACCGTCACCGGGGCTGAGGTAGCAACCGATATGTAGTACTCACCCTGCACAAACCATTGCACCTCAAAGTCGTATCGTTCACCGGCAGGCGTAGTGAAGCGGGCGGACGCGCGGGTATAGGGTAGCGCGTCCTGCCCCTGCTGGGTGTGATGTGGGGTGATGACGACGGCACGCGGGTCTACGGAGAGCCCATGCCCGGTGGCTTTGAGAACAGATTCTTTGGCGCTCCACAGCAGGGTGCGCAGTAAGGCTTGGTGGTTCTCGGGCGCTGTTGCCAGTAAATCTTTTTCGGGGTCGGCAAGTGCCACCCTATCGAGGCTGTTATGCAAAGAGCCACGCAATCGCTCAAGGTCAATGCCCAGCAGGATATCTGTAGCGGGGGTAAAGCCACCTACCGTCATGCCGGTTGTTCTGCTCATGTTCAGGTTCACCCCGTTAATGCGGGGTTTACCGTGTTCGGCATAACTGGTACACAGTCGGCAGGTGCGGTCCACCGGTATCTCGGCTGCAGCGGTTGGTTTTACCCCGAGAACAGAAGCTGCCATACATCGCATGAGGGTCTGCTGGGCAGCGTAGGTCATCGCATCATCGGGGTGGGTGAATTCAGCGGCTCGGCGTTGCTCTGCCATACCCACGTAGGCTAGCCAGCTCACCCCGTAACCGGAGCGCAAAATAGAGGGGGGAAGCAGAAAAAGCCTCACGGGCGGTAGCGCTGCGGTTGGGTTCACACTCATACGAGTCATTCTACCCGCGCCAGTATATGAAGGGGCGACGTTCTCGAATACATAAAACGAGTACTTATTCGCTAATGTTAGGCATATGGGAACTCACACACCAATCATCGCTGCTGCTGACGGGTCGGCCCTCGGCAACCCCGGTCCTGCCGGGTGGGCTTGGTATATTGACGAGAAAACCTGGGCTGCTGGCGGCTGGAAGCACGGCACCAACAATATGGGCGAGCTCAAAGCGGTGCTCGACCTATTTGAGGCAACGGCACACGTCCCTCAGCGCCCTCTGACGGTGATTTGTGATAGTAAGTACGTGATTGATTCCCTCACCAAATGGATGCCCGGCTGGAAGAAAAAGGGCTGGAAGAAGTCGGACGGTAAGCCCGTTCTCAATCAGGATTTGCTGAAGGCGTTGGATAAGGCGATGCAGGGGCGAACCTGCACCTTTGAATGGGTTAAGGGGCACTCGGGGCATCCTTTGAACGAGGCGGCGGACGCGCGTGCCAACGCTGCCGCGACCGCTTTCAGTAAAGGTAAAGAACCTAAGACTGGTCCTGGTTTTTCTAGGGCTGATGTGGTGAGTATCTTTACCGGCAAAATTCAGACCGTTGAACCGCGTTCTAAGAGCGAGCAGGAGTCACGCCGAGCTCACCCCACTGCCTACCTCAACGGTGATGCTCTTGATATTGCTGATCTTCAGGCTGAAGAAGAGCACAGCGCCGAGGTCGCGCAGATGGGACCGGAGCGTCTCGCCAGCCACCAAGAAGAGCTACTGCTACGTGAAGAGAATTTCAGTGATGAGCGTAAACTTGACTCTTTCTTAGCCGACGATTTTGTGTGGATTACCCCGCGCGGGGCTATTGTTTCGCGTCAGGACGTTATCGCCCACCGCCACCGCGCCTTTGTGGTGGAGGGGGAGCCCGAGACGGTGAGCTCCACCATTCTCAATGAAAACACCGCCCTGGTTACCAGCCGGGTTTTTACCAAGCGCGGGCACGTCATTCGCACCAGCCTTTGGACGCGCGAGAACTACCGCAACGAAATCGGTGCATGGGTTCTGCGCCACCGGCAGGAGAGCGCCACCTAAACTGCTGCTACACGGTCTGAAAGACTGTCTTTCGCTGTGCTTTTGGTGCAGCGTGCGCTGTGTTGGTCAGCAACTTTCTTTTTCGCATTTCACACTCCCCACATCGCCCCCCCCCCGAGCCTTAGCGCGCGTAGCATGCAAAAGCTCGGGGATCTTGATGAAACCGATTGAGGGTGCTTAGTTAGCCGATGAACATCGCCGCGTTTGCTGATTCGGTATCGGCGTAGTTGATACCCGCCTTATTCAGTGCTTCGTTGATTTGCGCGATAGCCTCTTCAACCTGGCGCTGGGTAGCTCGCCAGTTGGTCAGCACGCCCTGAAAATTAACCGATGCGGCACCCGTCCACGAATTCTGCAAATCCTGTAGTGAGGCAGTCATACCGTTCACCTCGGTGGTAATGGACTCAACGTAACTACGTGCCTGAGCACTTTTAGCTGCAATGACATCTGAATCGACAACAAACTGTGCCATGGTGGTTACTCCTAAATAGTGGTTTATAAAAAGTGCGGGTTCGTGCGAGATCCCCTTGTGAGGACGCTGCCGCTGGCTCTTGCACCCTCAGCCCGCTCAAGAATTGAGGGGGCAAGAACCTTACGGCTTCGTCTTGGTCTCTACGCTAGAGGTAGGTGAATACCGCGCGCCACTGAAAAGAAAAATCTGTGGATAACCCTGCCTCTTTTGAGGCTAAAAAGGGGTTACCCACAGATTCGTGTGTCCACAGTTGGTGTGTGTCCACAATTTTGGCTGTGGATACTTAGGGGATATGTGCCGGTATCTTCATGACAAAGGTAGCGCCGCCGCCGGCTGTATCTTCAATACTGATAGACCCGTCATGCTGGGCAATAATGGCGGCAACAATAGCCAATCCCAGCCCCGTTCCGCCGGTCTCGCGCGTCCTAGATGTATCTGCCCGATAGAAGCGCTGAAAGACTTTTTCGCGGTCTTCACCGTGGATTCCCGGTCCGTGATCGCGCACCTTGAGCACTGAGAGAAGGTTGCCGCGCGCGTCCTTTTCGGCGCCCACAGCGATTTCAAGGGGCGTCCCCTCGGGAGTGTAGCGAATAGCGTTGGTCATGAGGTTGGCAACCACCTGACGCAGACGGGATTCATCACCCATGACTGGGGCACTCACTGCCTCCTCGTCAGGATCGTGAACGCCCACCACTTCAACATCACGTTCCGGTGCTGTCGCAAAAGCGTCCGCCGCGGCATCCTGGGCCAGCTTGAGCAAATCAACTACGGTGTTCTCGTTGACGCGGCGCTCATCGATGCGTGCCAGCGTCAGCAAATCTTCCACCAGCTGCCCCATACGCTTTGACTCAGATTCAATACGCGCCATGGCCTTGCCGACGTCTTCAGGGTTTTGCAGAGCCCCGTGACGGTACAGCTCAGAATACCCGCGAATACTGACCAGGGGAGTGCGCAACTCGTGGGAGGCGTCCCCCACAAACCGGCGCATCTTCTCTTCGGAGTGCTTACGTGTATCAAAGGCCTCTTCAATATGCGCCAGCATCTGGTTCAGAGAAGTCGAGAGGTGCCCCAACTCCGTGTAGGGGTTGTAGTTTGTAATGCGCTGTGAGAGATCGCCGGACGCGATTTTGGCGGCTGTCTGCTCTACGCGGGCCAGGGGCTCGAAGGCGCGGGTAACCAACACCCAGTTCATAGCAATAGCGGCAAACAGCGTCGCCATACCAAAAGCGATAGTAAGCGTACCCACCAAAGCCAGCGTGGCATTTGACTGAGTGAGCGGGCTGGCGATGAGCACCGAGTATTCTTCAGAGTCAGTAGAAAGCGGCATAATACGCCACTGGGTATGCCCCGATACCGAGGGCACAGTAAAGCCCGTCTCTGTGTATCTCAGTACCGCTTCCCTGTTCCAGCGGCCAATCTCAGGGGCTGAATCTGCTCTGTTAGCCGTGGAAAACTGGTGTACCACGTTGCCCTCAGCGTTCAGCAAATACGCGGTATAAGCAAGCCGCGGAGTCGTATCAATCGTGCGGTCCTCGGTAGGCAAGAGGTTACCTGTAATCACCCGAGAGTTCGAAAGAATCTCATCATCAAGCTGACTCGCCAGCTGACTGCGCATAGCACTAATAGCCACCAGTGCTGTCACACTGATAGCCAGAGCAATCAGTAGCGAGCTTAAAACAACCAACTGGGTTCGCAAAGAGAGCGAACCCAGCCGGGAACGAAGGATGCGGTTCTTCATCAGCGCTGTAATTTCTAGTTTTTAGCGGTGCGTAGCAGGTAGCCGACCCCGCGCTTCGTGTGAATGAGGGGCGTTGCCTCGGGGTCGTTATCAATTTTGCGACGCAGGTACGAAATGTAAGACTCCACAATCGAGGCATCGCCGTTGAAGTCGTACTCCCACACATGATCCAGAATCTGCGCTTTTGAAAGTACCCGGTTGGGGTTGAGCATCAAATAGCGCAGCAGTTTGAACTCGGTGGGGGAGAGATCAATCTCGCGCTCGCCACGGAAGACCTCGTGGGCGTCATCATCGAGTACCAGATCATCAACGCGCAGTCGGGAATCTTCTTCTTCGTGAAGCTGAGTGCGGCGCAAAACAGCGCGAATACGTGCCACTACCTCGTCTAAGCTAAAGGGTTTAGTCACGTAGTCGTCGCCGCCCACCGTCAAGCCGGTTACTTTGGCTTCGGTGTCATCTTTAGCGGTGAGAAAAAGAACAGGGAATAAACGTCCGGACGCGCGGAGTTTGCGGGTGACGGTAAAGCCGTCCATATCGGGCATCATGACATCGAGCACCGCTAAATCGGGTGACTCGGTTTGAGCTTTCTCTAGGGCTTCACGGCCGTTGGAGGCAGTAACAACCTCAAACCCCGCAAAGCGCAGGGAGGTCGCTAGAAGTTCTAGAATGTTCGGTTCATCATCAACAACAAGGAGTTTTGCTTCAGTTTGCTTTTTCACGTTACCTATACTCTCCCTTTTAGCTGTGAATTAGCTGGAATAAAGTCTGAGGGAATCTGGTGGTTTACCGCATGCTGGGTGGGTAAAGACTTGTCACGCTAAACGGTTTTGCGTTGCAAGACCAGAAGAACCATCGCAACCATTAGCAGCACGAAGGCAGCTGGTAAAAGAACGAGTGTAATCATCGTGAGCAGTTCCGAGGGGTTGCCTGTAGACCACGTGAGTAGCAGCATGGCAAGGCCGCTGAGCGTGGCGATGACAGCGCATACAGCCCCTACACTGCCGAGCAGTCTAATGGTCTTTGCGTAGGGTAAATCTTTGTGGTGCATCATGTAATAACCCTAGCAAGGTGCTTACCGGCATTTTGAACTTTTCGTGCTTTACTTCTCACTCTGAGAGAGAAAAGTTAAACCTTTGTGCGGTTTTCAGGCTTTAATAGAACTATGTCAGAAAATGCACAGACCACCACCGAAGCTCTCTCGCCCTTTGATCGGGTGGAGGGTGCCGATGAGCAACCCAGTTTGGGCGAGCAAGTGTACCGCCGTCGCACCACCAAAATCGATGACATCATCGCTCATGCCAAGGATGTGGCTTTGCGTGGCATTCTTGAGATTACGGTCGAGAACACTATTGGGTCGGTGTACCACATGCGCGGTGAAGAGGAGCGTTTGAGCACCCACCTGTTTGAGTGTACGATGCCCGGTTACCGTGGTTGGTTCTGGTTTGCGACCCTTTCGCGTGTGCCGCGTTCTAAGCAGGTAACGGTCTGTGAGGTGGGTTTGTTGCCGGGTGATGATGCTCTGCTGGCACCCCAGTGGTTGCCGTGGTCTGAGCGCGTTTTACCTGAAGACTCGCAGGAACACGAGGACGACTTCTATGCAGAGGTCGAAGATGCAACAGATGATGTAACGGACGCTGAGGACGTCGAAGATGTACTCACAGACTCTCTTGAAAACGCTGATGAAGAGCTTTAAATTCACACCGTAATGCTGGGGTTCGTAGCGGCTTGCGCGAGTGGTTGAATCTACAAGGGGCGCATCCGTGAAGAAAAACTTTTTCTTTACGGACGCGCCCCTTTGTATCTCTGTCGGAGAAGCTAGCGATGTGTGCTTTTAGAGGTTTTCTACCACGTAGTCGATGCAGTTCAGCAGTGCTGATACATCATCTGGGTCGATGGCGCTGAAGGTTGCGATGCGTAGCTGGTTGCGACCCAGCTTGCGGTAGGGCTCGGTGTCTACAAGACCGTTAGTGCGAAGTGTCTTGGCGATAGCGGCGGCATCGACGTCCTTGGTGAAATCGATGGTGGTAATAACGTTGGAACGCTCATCGGGGTTAGTCACGAAGGGGGTTGCAAACGGTGAGCGTTCAGCCCAGGAGTACACGCGTGAAGCAGAGTCAGCGGTGCGGGCTGTCGCGAAGCTCAGACCGCCGTTATCGTTGAGCCACTTAATTTGCTCGTTGAGCATCACCAGCGTTGCCAGGGCAGGGGTGTTGTAGGTCTGATTTTTCAGAGAATTATCAACGGCTGTCGGCAGTGACAGTGAATCGGGAACCCAACGATCCGATGCACCAATCTTTTCAACACGCTCTAGCGCGGCGGGGGAGAATAGACCCAGCCACAGACCACCGTCTGACGCGAAGTTTTTCTGGGGTGAGAAGTAGTAAACATCTGATTCACGAATATCAAGGTCTAAGCCGCCTGCGGCACTGGTTGCATCAATAAGAATCAGCGCCTTGTCGTCAATACCTCCAGGACGCG encodes:
- a CDS encoding DUF3027 domain-containing protein, producing the protein MSENAQTTTEALSPFDRVEGADEQPSLGEQVYRRRTTKIDDIIAHAKDVALRGILEITVENTIGSVYHMRGEEERLSTHLFECTMPGYRGWFWFATLSRVPRSKQVTVCEVGLLPGDDALLAPQWLPWSERVLPEDSQEHEDDFYAEVEDATDDVTDAEDVEDVLTDSLENADEEL
- a CDS encoding response regulator transcription factor translates to MKKQTEAKLLVVDDEPNILELLATSLRFAGFEVVTASNGREALEKAQTESPDLAVLDVMMPDMDGFTVTRKLRASGRLFPVLFLTAKDDTEAKVTGLTVGGDDYVTKPFSLDEVVARIRAVLRRTQLHEEEDSRLRVDDLVLDDDAHEVFRGEREIDLSPTEFKLLRYLMLNPNRVLSKAQILDHVWEYDFNGDASIVESYISYLRRKIDNDPEATPLIHTKRGVGYLLRTAKN
- the serC gene encoding phosphoserine transaminase: MTEFPTIPADLLPADGRFGAGPSKVRAAQVQAVADAGAKLMGTSHRQAPVKNLVSEIREGLKTFYGAPSDYEVILGNGGATSFWDSATFGLVESKAQHLSFGEFGSKFASATKNAPFLEESSIITAEPGTRPVARAEEGVDVYAWPHNETSTGVFAPVARPGGIDDKALILIDATSAAGGLDLDIRESDVYYFSPQKNFASDGGLWLGLFSPAALERVEKIGASDRWVPDSLSLPTAVDNSLKNQTYNTPALATLVMLNEQIKWLNDNGGLSFATARTADSASRVYSWAERSPFATPFVTNPDERSNVITTIDFTKDVDAAAIAKTLRTNGLVDTEPYRKLGRNQLRIATFSAIDPDDVSALLNCIDYVVENL
- a CDS encoding cell wall metabolism sensor histidine kinase WalK — its product is MKNRILRSRLGSLSLRTQLVVLSSLLIALAISVTALVAISAMRSQLASQLDDEILSNSRVITGNLLPTEDRTIDTTPRLAYTAYLLNAEGNVVHQFSTANRADSAPEIGRWNREAVLRYTETGFTVPSVSGHTQWRIMPLSTDSEEYSVLIASPLTQSNATLALVGTLTIAFGMATLFAAIAMNWVLVTRAFEPLARVEQTAAKIASGDLSQRITNYNPYTELGHLSTSLNQMLAHIEEAFDTRKHSEEKMRRFVGDASHELRTPLVSIRGYSELYRHGALQNPEDVGKAMARIESESKRMGQLVEDLLTLARIDERRVNENTVVDLLKLAQDAAADAFATAPERDVEVVGVHDPDEEAVSAPVMGDESRLRQVVANLMTNAIRYTPEGTPLEIAVGAEKDARGNLLSVLKVRDHGPGIHGEDREKVFQRFYRADTSRTRETGGTGLGLAIVAAIIAQHDGSISIEDTAGGGATFVMKIPAHIP
- a CDS encoding 4'-phosphopantetheinyl transferase superfamily protein is translated as MSVNPTAALPPVRLFLLPPSILRSGYGVSWLAYVGMAEQRRAAEFTHPDDAMTYAAQQTLMRCMAASVLGVKPTAAAEIPVDRTCRLCTSYAEHGKPRINGVNLNMSRTTGMTVGGFTPATDILLGIDLERLRGSLHNSLDRVALADPEKDLLATAPENHQALLRTLLWSAKESVLKATGHGLSVDPRAVVITPHHTQQGQDALPYTRASARFTTPAGERYDFEVQWFVQGEYYISVATSAPVTVSLHPVTTPKMVREILGTS
- a CDS encoding RNase H family protein, yielding MGTHTPIIAAADGSALGNPGPAGWAWYIDEKTWAAGGWKHGTNNMGELKAVLDLFEATAHVPQRPLTVICDSKYVIDSLTKWMPGWKKKGWKKSDGKPVLNQDLLKALDKAMQGRTCTFEWVKGHSGHPLNEAADARANAAATAFSKGKEPKTGPGFSRADVVSIFTGKIQTVEPRSKSEQESRRAHPTAYLNGDALDIADLQAEEEHSAEVAQMGPERLASHQEELLLREENFSDERKLDSFLADDFVWITPRGAIVSRQDVIAHRHRAFVVEGEPETVSSTILNENTALVTSRVFTKRGHVIRTSLWTRENYRNEIGAWVLRHRQESAT
- a CDS encoding WXG100 family type VII secretion target, whose translation is MAQFVVDSDVIAAKSAQARSYVESITTEVNGMTASLQDLQNSWTGAASVNFQGVLTNWRATQRQVEEAIAQINEALNKAGINYADTESANAAMFIG